A region from the Bradyrhizobium sp. CCBAU 53340 genome encodes:
- a CDS encoding MmgE/PrpD family protein, translating to MNAKRASDSQKQRPEVGRILADFCAELKFESMSAAAVEAAKRGIADTLSVALAAKAEEVAGVMGGFFAEEPGKARVWNTALRTTARNAALANGAMAHAHDFDDGNYAMVGHPSAPVLPAILALADELAASGADIIAAYAAGVEMEGRLGIAVTYEHNGRGWHTTSSLGTFGAAAAAGNLLGLDGKLMLEAFGIAASLASGLRQNFGYMTKPLHAGFAAQNGVLAAKLAKAGMRSSPNAIEGHEGFFDLFTDPEKLNADEAIRDLGLSLELIRNNPKLYPTCSLVHPALDLVTEGIASGEIVADDLEVINVGVSYHALNLMRYNDPKDALQARFSIPYCIAAALAHGDVTLGSFSDQSVAGNEIRGRMGKVNAYVHPDLSTKEQFEKVYTKGAAFTEIEAVHKSGKIHLKRQSVAVGNHQYPAPPERLRRKFETCAALSVGKPKARDLWNMLMKLETVQWSEVDSLLDE from the coding sequence ATGAACGCGAAAAGAGCGTCAGACTCTCAAAAGCAGCGACCGGAAGTCGGCCGCATCCTTGCTGACTTCTGCGCGGAGCTGAAGTTCGAATCAATGTCCGCTGCCGCCGTCGAGGCCGCAAAGAGGGGCATTGCCGACACGTTGTCTGTTGCCCTAGCGGCGAAAGCTGAGGAAGTTGCGGGAGTCATGGGCGGGTTCTTCGCCGAAGAACCAGGAAAGGCACGTGTCTGGAATACTGCGCTGCGAACGACAGCTCGAAATGCTGCTCTGGCCAATGGCGCTATGGCTCATGCGCATGACTTCGACGACGGTAATTATGCGATGGTGGGGCATCCATCCGCCCCAGTATTGCCCGCTATCCTTGCGCTCGCAGACGAACTGGCAGCTTCGGGTGCAGATATCATTGCGGCCTATGCGGCCGGTGTCGAGATGGAAGGCCGTCTCGGCATCGCCGTAACCTATGAACACAATGGTCGTGGCTGGCACACAACTTCCTCGCTCGGGACATTCGGAGCTGCCGCTGCCGCCGGAAACCTGTTGGGGCTTGATGGCAAGCTCATGCTAGAAGCCTTCGGAATTGCAGCCTCGCTTGCATCTGGATTACGTCAAAACTTCGGATACATGACCAAACCGCTACATGCAGGATTCGCAGCGCAGAACGGCGTCCTTGCCGCCAAACTTGCTAAGGCCGGAATGCGATCAAGCCCTAATGCGATCGAGGGGCACGAGGGGTTTTTCGATCTCTTTACAGATCCAGAAAAGCTGAACGCGGACGAAGCAATCCGCGATCTTGGCCTATCCCTCGAACTCATCCGCAATAACCCCAAGCTTTATCCGACATGCTCGCTTGTACATCCGGCCCTGGATCTTGTAACGGAGGGTATTGCGAGTGGCGAAATCGTGGCGGACGACCTCGAGGTCATCAATGTGGGCGTCAGCTACCATGCTTTGAATTTAATGCGATACAACGATCCGAAAGATGCACTGCAGGCGAGGTTCAGCATCCCGTATTGCATAGCGGCGGCATTGGCGCATGGCGACGTAACGCTTGGGAGTTTTTCCGACCAGTCCGTTGCCGGAAATGAGATCCGCGGCCGCATGGGCAAAGTCAATGCCTATGTTCATCCCGACCTGTCAACCAAGGAGCAGTTCGAAAAGGTCTATACCAAAGGAGCCGCCTTTACCGAAATCGAAGCGGTTCACAAGTCGGGGAAGATCCATCTCAAGCGGCAAAGCGTGGCGGTCGGCAACCATCAATATCCGGCTCCGCCTGAAAGGCTCCGACGAAAATTCGAAACGTGTGCAGCGCTTTCTGTTGGAAAGCCGAAAGCCAGGGATCTTTGGAATATGCTGATGAAACTCGAAACTGTGCAGTGGTCGGAAGTCGATAGCCTTCTGGATGAGTAG
- a CDS encoding biotin-dependent carboxyltransferase family protein, whose translation MIEVLQTLPLNSVQDLGRIGQRHHGIARTGAADRVALSVGNILLGNSTEAAGIEVQMGPMRLLFNQQIMVALCGADCQAVLNQRQVAPWSRFAVAPGDELAIGPARMGLRAYLCVPGGIDVPEVLGSRSTYFRQRVGGLEGRMLRVGDKLGALKKSAQPQPELSVLPPDNVLERGLHALAEQDDIVLRVVRAGEYDDFTSRSQQTFWRDPWRVSAQSNRMGYRLDGAELMRTDPGEMRSCPITPGVIQVPPGGRPIVQLVDGNSAGGYPKIGYVIEADLWRVAQARPGSVFRFVECSVTEARKALSEIVKYLDRLGCLIATADNGGVPARISRETEAGMANDENRYQF comes from the coding sequence ATGATCGAAGTGCTTCAAACGCTTCCCTTGAATTCTGTGCAGGATTTGGGGCGGATAGGGCAACGTCACCATGGAATTGCCCGAACGGGAGCGGCCGACCGGGTCGCTCTATCGGTGGGCAACATCTTGCTTGGAAATTCCACTGAGGCCGCCGGAATTGAGGTCCAGATGGGTCCCATGCGGTTGCTGTTCAATCAGCAAATCATGGTTGCACTGTGTGGGGCCGATTGTCAGGCCGTTCTCAACCAACGTCAAGTCGCACCATGGTCGCGTTTCGCGGTTGCGCCGGGCGACGAGCTGGCGATTGGACCGGCACGTATGGGGCTTAGAGCCTATCTTTGTGTGCCCGGAGGCATCGACGTTCCCGAGGTGCTGGGATCCCGCAGCACCTATTTCAGGCAACGCGTTGGTGGCCTGGAAGGGCGCATGCTTCGCGTAGGCGACAAGCTAGGCGCTCTGAAAAAGAGTGCGCAGCCGCAACCCGAACTCTCCGTCTTGCCGCCCGACAACGTTCTCGAACGCGGACTTCACGCATTAGCGGAGCAGGACGATATTGTTCTCCGCGTCGTTCGTGCCGGAGAATATGATGATTTCACATCTAGGTCGCAGCAAACGTTCTGGCGTGATCCCTGGAGGGTCTCCGCTCAGAGCAATAGAATGGGCTATCGATTGGATGGCGCCGAACTGATGCGTACCGACCCCGGAGAAATGCGATCATGTCCGATCACGCCCGGGGTGATCCAGGTGCCCCCAGGCGGGCGCCCTATCGTGCAATTGGTCGACGGCAACTCTGCGGGTGGCTATCCGAAAATTGGTTACGTCATAGAAGCCGATCTCTGGCGCGTCGCCCAAGCGCGGCCAGGCAGCGTGTTCCGTTTCGTGGAATGTTCGGTAACCGAAGCGCGTAAGGCTCTATCTGAGATCGTGAAATATTTGGACAGGCTGGGTTGCCTGATAGCGACGGCCGACAACGGCGGCGTACCAGCGCGCATTTCGCGAGAAACCGAGGCAGGGATGGCGAACGATGAAAATCGATATCAATTCTGA
- a CDS encoding carboxyltransferase domain-containing protein encodes MCAKLVVLDAPRVSHCGASALLLDAEGPLSLQTQQRIWALDRTVRNWQEVTDAQVGLNSLLIVVDPLTTDTEPLAMRFLAEWNGTTAWSGNGRTLEIGIVYGGAAGRHLREVADRLGVSPSRVAELHSAGNYTVFAPGTGPGFGFLFGLDRRLHLPRRPEPQMVPNGPNLSMAGAQTSLGPPLKPGEEPSLVPSGWYALGHAPASPIPFDFSKTPPNVLDLGDCIRFRIERVET; translated from the coding sequence ATGTGCGCAAAGCTAGTGGTTCTTGATGCACCGAGGGTCAGTCACTGCGGTGCTTCGGCTCTGCTGCTCGATGCCGAAGGGCCACTTTCGTTGCAAACGCAGCAACGCATTTGGGCGTTGGATAGAACGGTCCGGAATTGGCAAGAGGTGACTGACGCGCAGGTGGGATTGAACAGCCTCTTAATCGTTGTCGACCCTTTGACAACGGACACCGAGCCTTTGGCGATGAGATTTTTGGCGGAATGGAATGGAACGACCGCTTGGTCCGGTAATGGCCGCACACTCGAAATCGGGATCGTTTACGGGGGAGCTGCAGGTCGGCACCTGCGCGAAGTTGCCGATCGTCTCGGAGTATCGCCGAGCAGGGTGGCTGAATTGCATTCGGCAGGCAATTACACTGTCTTTGCGCCTGGAACGGGTCCAGGCTTCGGCTTTCTCTTCGGACTGGATAGACGGCTGCACCTGCCACGCCGGCCTGAACCTCAAATGGTACCCAATGGTCCAAATTTGAGCATGGCGGGAGCGCAGACGTCTCTTGGACCGCCGTTGAAGCCGGGGGAGGAGCCTTCGCTCGTTCCAAGCGGCTGGTACGCACTCGGACATGCACCGGCATCGCCCATACCGTTCGACTTCAGCAAAACGCCGCCCAACGTTCTTGACCTGGGAGACTGCATTCGTTTCCGAATCGAACGGGTTGAGACATGA
- a CDS encoding LamB/YcsF family protein: protein MKIDINSDIGEGFGRWRLCDDAALMALISSANVACGFHAGDAVIMTDMAAQARARGVALGAHVGLPDLLGFGRVPMKIDPHDMRKHALYQLGALSAIAKAEGYKVTHAGTHGVFGMMSRETPEYLQLIFDAFKAYDPDIIVPGEPGSPWQAYARKIGLRTVGRIYADRAYEEDGSLVSRKKQGAVINDLDQIAARASQFLNDGTVTAITGKRIKLDAKSILVHSDTPGSVEIAKTLRDTIERGGGQVTPLTELVE, encoded by the coding sequence ATGAAAATCGATATCAATTCTGACATCGGAGAAGGGTTCGGGCGTTGGCGGCTTTGCGATGACGCCGCTCTGATGGCGCTGATTTCGTCCGCGAATGTGGCCTGCGGTTTTCACGCGGGTGATGCGGTCATCATGACCGACATGGCGGCGCAGGCGAGAGCGCGGGGAGTGGCGCTAGGAGCGCATGTCGGCCTGCCCGATCTACTAGGCTTCGGTCGTGTTCCGATGAAGATTGATCCCCACGATATGCGGAAACACGCACTTTACCAGTTGGGCGCTCTCTCGGCGATCGCCAAGGCTGAAGGTTATAAGGTGACACATGCCGGTACGCATGGCGTCTTTGGCATGATGTCGCGCGAAACACCGGAATATCTTCAGCTCATCTTCGATGCTTTCAAAGCCTATGATCCCGACATCATCGTGCCGGGAGAACCCGGCAGCCCTTGGCAAGCTTACGCGCGGAAGATCGGGTTGCGGACTGTTGGACGAATTTATGCCGACCGGGCCTACGAGGAAGACGGCTCGCTCGTTTCGCGAAAGAAGCAGGGAGCAGTCATCAACGATCTCGATCAAATCGCCGCGAGAGCAAGCCAGTTCTTGAATGACGGCACGGTGACAGCTATCACGGGAAAACGAATCAAGTTGGATGCGAAAAGCATTCTGGTTCATTCAGATACGCCTGGCTCGGTCGAGATTGCCAAGACTTTGCGCGACACGATTGAGAGAGGCGGTGGACAAGTGACGCCACTGACAGAGCTTGTCGAATAG
- a CDS encoding FAD-binding oxidoreductase — protein sequence MSQLPASTKVIVIGGGIIGSSTAYYLAKRGVPTLLCEKGLIGAEQSGRNQGWVRAQKRDAQEMPLIRESLRIWNDLERQLGQSVGFKQTGILTVFKRDEEAEACESWLANTCPDDIVARIVSGAELRALLPGASRPWACGLYSPNDGRAEPSLAAAAYASAARALGAQIVVSCAVRGIETRAGRICGVVTELGPVSCEAVVLAGGVWSSLFCNNMGLRLPQLKTMSSLVRAYPLEGAPKTSIKGPDFSIRTRHDGGFTIGYGAWNRTEIVPDSFRYLVDYLPMILTGGNNVRLRLGRRTLAELFQKSRWRMDEQTPFEQTRVLDPVPSLYDLRQAQRNISREFPVFANMRVAATWAGLIDVMPDTKPVIGAVDTIPGFFISSGYSGHGFGIGPAAGHLTADLVTSEKPIVDPSPFTFNRLSSVKRQPAFAQ from the coding sequence ATGTCCCAACTGCCCGCTTCAACCAAAGTGATCGTGATAGGGGGCGGAATTATCGGCAGTTCAACTGCTTACTACCTGGCCAAGCGAGGGGTTCCAACCTTGCTTTGCGAGAAGGGACTTATCGGAGCAGAGCAATCCGGACGCAACCAGGGTTGGGTTCGCGCTCAAAAGCGCGACGCTCAAGAAATGCCGTTGATCCGGGAAAGTTTGCGAATCTGGAACGATCTGGAGCGGCAGCTAGGCCAAAGTGTCGGCTTTAAACAGACGGGTATTTTGACGGTATTCAAGCGCGACGAGGAAGCAGAAGCTTGTGAAAGCTGGCTCGCCAACACCTGTCCCGACGATATCGTTGCTCGCATCGTTTCAGGGGCTGAATTGCGAGCCTTGCTGCCTGGCGCGTCAAGACCGTGGGCTTGCGGCCTGTATTCTCCCAATGACGGCAGGGCGGAGCCATCATTGGCAGCTGCTGCGTACGCAAGCGCGGCGAGGGCGCTCGGCGCGCAGATTGTCGTGTCATGCGCTGTGAGAGGAATTGAAACCCGGGCGGGACGCATTTGTGGCGTTGTGACGGAGCTCGGGCCAGTATCTTGCGAAGCAGTTGTTTTGGCGGGCGGAGTTTGGTCTTCGCTCTTTTGTAACAATATGGGTTTGCGGTTGCCGCAACTCAAGACAATGTCGAGCCTTGTCCGAGCGTACCCGTTGGAAGGGGCTCCAAAAACGTCGATCAAGGGCCCCGATTTTTCGATCCGCACTCGGCACGATGGAGGGTTCACCATAGGTTACGGCGCGTGGAATCGAACGGAAATCGTGCCCGACAGTTTCCGCTATCTCGTCGACTATTTGCCGATGATTTTGACTGGTGGAAACAATGTACGGCTGCGTCTGGGGCGGCGCACGCTTGCGGAGCTGTTTCAGAAATCGCGCTGGCGCATGGATGAACAAACGCCTTTTGAACAGACACGTGTCCTGGATCCCGTGCCATCACTATACGATCTTCGTCAGGCGCAGCGTAATATCAGTCGCGAGTTTCCCGTATTCGCCAATATGAGAGTTGCCGCAACCTGGGCCGGCCTGATCGATGTCATGCCCGATACAAAGCCGGTCATTGGGGCAGTGGACACCATTCCGGGATTTTTTATCAGTAGCGGGTACTCCGGTCACGGCTTTGGGATTGGTCCTGCGGCCGGGCATCTGACGGCTGATCTGGTTACTTCCGAAAAACCTATCGTCGATCCTTCTCCTTTTACTTTCAACCGGCTGTCGAGCGTCAAACGCCAGCCGGCTTTCGCACAGTAG
- a CDS encoding GntR family transcriptional regulator — MTELDNQQRPSATETVRKLLRADILAGTFAPGEQLRQEELADKFGTSRIPVREALRHLEAEGLVTLLNNRGAKVVSFTSAEVIELMEIRIALECRALRLAIPNMIQSDFDEAKRILVEYDKKSDPAQWAEMNWKFHETLYIPCNLPRLLSLIEGNYGQVSLFVRAQVSMASGKKTPQEEHVDILKACRAGNVEKAVDLLEAHISNTKKALMVQRRRSR, encoded by the coding sequence GTGACAGAACTGGACAATCAACAAAGGCCTTCGGCGACTGAGACGGTGAGAAAGCTTCTCCGGGCTGACATTCTTGCTGGGACATTCGCCCCCGGCGAGCAGCTTCGCCAAGAGGAATTGGCGGACAAATTCGGAACGAGCCGCATTCCGGTAAGGGAGGCCTTGCGACACCTCGAGGCGGAGGGTCTGGTCACGCTCCTAAACAATCGGGGCGCCAAGGTAGTCTCATTCACTTCGGCCGAGGTGATCGAATTGATGGAAATTCGCATTGCGCTGGAGTGCCGCGCGTTGCGTCTAGCCATTCCTAATATGATTCAGAGTGATTTTGATGAGGCCAAACGTATTCTCGTGGAATACGACAAGAAAAGCGACCCCGCTCAATGGGCGGAGATGAACTGGAAGTTTCACGAAACCCTCTATATCCCCTGTAATCTACCTAGATTGCTGTCTCTTATCGAAGGCAACTACGGGCAGGTGAGCTTGTTCGTCCGGGCACAAGTCTCTATGGCGTCAGGCAAGAAAACGCCGCAAGAAGAGCATGTGGATATCTTAAAAGCTTGCCGCGCCGGGAACGTTGAAAAGGCCGTCGATCTTCTCGAAGCACATATCTCTAACACCAAGAAGGCGCTCATGGTGCAGCGCCGTAGGAGTCGGTGA
- a CDS encoding MmgE/PrpD family protein has translation MNEITSSAAEATRSRPPVTAFLADWVTKLRFSDIPTEAVETTKRAFADTLSVTLAGAGEAAASRARQALVDEPGKSLVIGTSLRTTARTAAFLNGVAAHVHDFDDGNATMLGHPSTGMVPALLALADERNVSGEQLITAYVAGMEVGAKIARAMTYQHNANGWHTTSTFGTFAATAASAKLLGLDAQQTRDALGIAASMACGIRQNFGTSTKPVHAGRAAENGVMAAKLALAGIDASPTAIEGHEGFMHLFGDLSVICFEDAMRDMGAPFEVMRINVKLYPVCAMVLPALDVLVEGLRNKELDLADITSVRCGTSYQTLNIMRYDRPESHLQAKFSYSYCVAVALRKGDVTLADFTPDALKDPATRKIMESVEPYVHPDQSTPELFEPLYRAGKAFTEVDVMRRDGSLFKRRKSNYIGSSSDPVSWEHLERKYRACTDGMFDSARSDLILTRFQHLDRLNRVGTPILLGLEELQ, from the coding sequence ATGAACGAGATCACTTCCAGTGCCGCCGAGGCGACGCGATCACGTCCACCCGTGACCGCCTTCCTTGCTGATTGGGTTACGAAACTGCGCTTTTCCGACATCCCGACAGAGGCGGTGGAGACGACCAAGCGCGCTTTCGCAGACACGTTGTCTGTGACGCTTGCGGGCGCAGGCGAGGCGGCCGCAAGCAGGGCGCGTCAAGCTTTGGTCGATGAACCCGGCAAATCGCTGGTTATCGGCACTTCCTTGCGCACGACGGCGAGAACGGCGGCTTTTCTCAATGGTGTGGCAGCTCATGTGCACGATTTCGATGACGGCAACGCGACTATGCTTGGCCATCCATCCACTGGCATGGTTCCGGCGCTTCTTGCGCTGGCCGACGAGCGCAACGTTTCGGGCGAACAACTGATCACCGCGTATGTGGCTGGGATGGAAGTCGGCGCCAAGATTGCGCGGGCGATGACCTACCAACATAATGCCAACGGTTGGCATACGACGTCGACTTTCGGAACCTTCGCAGCGACGGCTGCATCGGCAAAGCTGTTGGGTTTGGACGCGCAGCAGACCAGAGATGCGTTGGGGATCGCCGCCTCGATGGCTTGTGGCATCCGTCAGAACTTTGGAACGTCGACCAAGCCCGTCCACGCCGGCCGTGCTGCCGAGAACGGCGTAATGGCCGCAAAGCTGGCTCTGGCTGGCATCGACGCAAGCCCGACTGCCATCGAGGGTCATGAAGGTTTCATGCACCTATTCGGTGACTTGAGTGTGATCTGTTTTGAAGACGCAATGCGCGACATGGGAGCCCCCTTTGAAGTGATGCGCATCAACGTCAAGCTATATCCGGTTTGCGCGATGGTGCTCCCGGCTCTCGACGTGCTTGTCGAAGGCCTCCGAAATAAAGAGCTTGATCTGGCAGATATAACCTCGGTGCGTTGCGGCACCAGCTATCAAACGCTTAACATCATGCGTTATGATCGGCCTGAAAGTCACTTACAGGCAAAATTTAGCTACAGCTATTGCGTGGCTGTGGCACTGCGAAAAGGCGACGTCACGCTAGCCGATTTCACTCCCGATGCGCTCAAGGATCCCGCGACGCGCAAGATAATGGAGTCGGTTGAACCTTATGTTCATCCAGACCAGAGCACGCCAGAGCTTTTCGAGCCGCTCTACAGAGCCGGAAAAGCCTTTACCGAAGTTGATGTCATGCGGCGAGACGGGAGTCTCTTTAAACGGCGCAAATCCAATTATATCGGCTCGAGCAGCGACCCCGTCAGTTGGGAACATCTGGAGCGGAAATATCGGGCGTGTACTGATGGAATGTTCGATTCCGCCAGGTCGGATCTTATTTTGACACGTTTCCAACATTTGGACAGGCTGAACCGGGTCGGTACACCAATTCTATTGGGCCTTGAAGAGCTGCAGTGA
- a CDS encoding FAD-binding oxidoreductase, which yields MYRASTYQMRSGWNAMLPPRICRPALNGKLSVDHAVVGAGFTGLAVARRLKELEPETDILIIDGGTVGENASGRNSGFSGSDLPTVSMASASRADASADALSKQNVIAVFDAEGLAWLKDLVARYGIDCGLRQVGSFKAAVSERAAAALLRMSESASTQGRTLPVYKQDALEELTGTCFYRLAIRSESTHLFQPAALVRGLADHLPSDIVFHEGTTVSNIEKVGERWHLTCPQARISARNVILANNAFVKLLGYGKDRLVSLFTYVGVTERLGNRARLLGSLPEWGMTSAQRAGGSTLRRLSDGRCMIRSLYSYEAELKESVIRRRLLDRFRRRYPHLADIDFEYVWGGVTDVTRGGAPFWGELEQGLFISAGYNGSGVAKGTALGRRLAELVAGKVAQETVTGPLGRPGWLPPEPFRFVGVRGTAMYEEFRAGADAT from the coding sequence ATGTATCGCGCAAGCACGTATCAGATGCGAAGCGGTTGGAACGCGATGCTACCGCCTCGCATTTGCCGGCCCGCCCTCAACGGAAAGCTGAGCGTCGATCATGCCGTTGTAGGCGCAGGTTTCACTGGGCTCGCTGTTGCAAGAAGGCTCAAAGAGCTGGAACCCGAAACTGATATTCTCATCATTGACGGCGGAACAGTTGGCGAGAATGCTTCAGGTCGGAATTCCGGCTTTTCTGGCAGCGATCTGCCAACGGTGAGTATGGCATCGGCCAGCAGAGCTGACGCCTCAGCCGATGCTCTAAGCAAACAGAACGTCATAGCCGTATTTGATGCCGAGGGTTTGGCTTGGCTGAAAGACCTCGTGGCCCGGTACGGGATCGATTGCGGGCTTCGACAGGTCGGTTCGTTCAAGGCCGCTGTAAGCGAGCGAGCCGCTGCGGCTCTGTTGAGAATGAGCGAGAGCGCATCGACACAGGGCCGCACGCTTCCGGTTTACAAACAAGATGCTTTGGAAGAGCTAACCGGCACATGCTTTTATCGGTTGGCCATTCGATCCGAGTCTACACATCTATTTCAGCCGGCTGCGCTCGTGCGCGGTCTGGCAGATCATCTACCTTCTGACATTGTCTTTCATGAAGGAACCACTGTCAGCAACATCGAAAAAGTAGGTGAGCGTTGGCACTTGACTTGTCCGCAGGCGCGGATATCCGCGCGGAACGTCATCCTGGCCAACAATGCCTTTGTTAAGCTGCTGGGATACGGCAAAGATCGGTTGGTTTCCTTATTTACTTATGTGGGCGTGACGGAAAGGCTGGGCAACAGGGCACGTCTGCTCGGTAGTCTTCCGGAATGGGGCATGACGTCGGCCCAACGGGCCGGTGGTAGCACCCTTCGTAGACTTTCCGACGGACGCTGTATGATCCGCAGCCTCTATTCCTATGAGGCCGAGCTCAAGGAGAGCGTAATCCGACGAAGATTGCTCGATCGGTTTCGCCGTCGTTATCCGCATCTTGCGGATATCGACTTCGAATACGTATGGGGCGGAGTTACCGACGTCACGCGTGGAGGCGCTCCATTTTGGGGAGAGCTGGAGCAGGGGCTTTTTATAAGTGCCGGCTATAACGGCTCTGGTGTCGCGAAAGGTACCGCATTGGGGCGCCGTCTTGCCGAACTAGTCGCCGGCAAAGTCGCACAAGAAACGGTGACTGGACCGCTCGGCCGTCCCGGATGGCTGCCGCCCGAGCCATTCAGATTCGTCGGCGTGCGTGGCACGGCAATGTACGAGGAATTCCGTGCCGGTGCAGATGCAACCTGA
- a CDS encoding Ldh family oxidoreductase, with protein sequence MTVADDEIQIPLEILEPKLASALRRAGLSEPIARIIAETVAGAEIDGSRSHGIHRLPGYVSSISSGWINTAAKPACEQTRPGCLAVEADNGFAQQATRAFSNRLAGMARSQGVATMFVRNSHHFGALWQDVEPLARAGLISIAMVNSRSHMAVWQGKRKTLGTNPIAFACPRTNAPPLVWDQASSIMSHGDILLHAAAGRPVPSGVGINRDGDVTTDPAAILDGGALLPFGGAKGASLAFMAEVLVAALSGGTFGFEDCSSNFPGAKTSNAGQFILALDPGAGGNASFQGQLERLIAELKHAGSTRMPADNRYRRRQAVHESGMLSVDARNWARVLSLAED encoded by the coding sequence TTGACCGTAGCGGACGACGAAATTCAGATCCCGCTAGAGATCCTCGAACCCAAATTAGCTTCGGCCTTGCGCAGAGCGGGACTGTCGGAACCCATCGCACGAATCATTGCCGAAACGGTTGCCGGCGCCGAAATCGACGGCAGTAGAAGCCACGGGATCCATCGCTTGCCCGGCTATGTCTCAAGCATATCCAGCGGCTGGATTAATACTGCAGCTAAACCGGCTTGCGAGCAGACGCGGCCCGGCTGTTTGGCGGTTGAGGCTGACAACGGGTTTGCTCAACAAGCAACGCGCGCCTTCTCGAACCGTCTTGCTGGTATGGCTCGGAGCCAAGGTGTCGCGACGATGTTTGTCCGCAATTCGCATCATTTTGGTGCTTTGTGGCAGGACGTGGAACCCCTGGCGCGCGCCGGTCTGATCTCAATTGCGATGGTGAACAGTCGCAGCCATATGGCTGTTTGGCAGGGTAAGCGAAAGACGCTCGGCACCAATCCGATCGCATTTGCCTGTCCAAGGACAAACGCGCCGCCTTTGGTGTGGGACCAAGCTTCGAGCATCATGTCGCACGGCGACATCCTGCTGCACGCTGCCGCTGGTAGACCCGTTCCTTCAGGGGTCGGAATTAACAGGGACGGAGACGTAACTACTGATCCGGCGGCGATACTGGACGGGGGGGCGCTCCTGCCGTTCGGCGGAGCAAAAGGAGCGTCGCTTGCCTTTATGGCCGAGGTTCTGGTGGCGGCACTCTCCGGCGGCACCTTCGGATTTGAAGATTGTTCTTCCAACTTTCCTGGGGCGAAGACCTCGAATGCCGGGCAATTCATTTTGGCCCTTGATCCCGGTGCTGGCGGGAATGCTTCGTTCCAGGGACAGTTGGAGAGGCTAATAGCGGAATTGAAACACGCAGGATCAACTCGCATGCCGGCCGATAACCGCTATCGGCGTCGCCAAGCGGTGCATGAAAGCGGAATGCTGTCGGTCGATGCGCGCAATTGGGCGCGCGTTCTCAGTTTGGCGGAGGACTAG
- a CDS encoding pyrroline-5-carboxylate reductase, translated as MVVMKESTRLLFFGGGNMGSALIRGVRQALPNLKLILVDPDVGRVEDAVRGLQGVSILPDAPSSSSGYDLLVLAVKPQNVATFSDGHRRLLAESPVLSVMAGMPLGRLMEVCGSARVARVMPNLPAFVGQGTSLGVTGQTFPISAKTAVEQVFAPVGKFEWVVDAALIDKAMPFYACAPRYIFAFAEQRRKRLARLDFDTEFAQLLVAQTMLGSAAMLAADPRSPSELKRAVISPGGTTEAGVIEMEREGALPKIVRAATSAAYRRSVELRKS; from the coding sequence ATGGTGGTGATGAAGGAGTCCACTCGACTGCTGTTCTTCGGCGGGGGAAATATGGGTTCGGCTCTTATCCGAGGAGTACGCCAAGCACTACCTAATTTAAAATTGATCTTGGTTGATCCGGATGTCGGCCGAGTGGAAGACGCTGTGCGTGGTCTTCAAGGCGTATCAATCTTGCCGGACGCTCCGAGTTCATCATCAGGCTACGATCTGCTCGTATTGGCGGTGAAGCCGCAGAATGTTGCAACTTTCTCTGATGGACATCGACGCTTGCTGGCCGAGAGTCCGGTTCTTTCGGTTATGGCCGGCATGCCGCTTGGGCGATTAATGGAGGTATGCGGCAGTGCGAGAGTGGCGCGCGTTATGCCCAACCTTCCTGCGTTTGTTGGTCAAGGGACGAGCCTCGGCGTAACCGGGCAGACGTTTCCAATCTCGGCAAAAACGGCCGTAGAGCAAGTCTTCGCGCCAGTCGGCAAATTTGAATGGGTGGTGGACGCGGCATTGATTGACAAGGCTATGCCGTTCTACGCCTGCGCGCCTCGCTATATTTTCGCTTTTGCTGAGCAGCGGCGCAAGCGGCTGGCGAGGCTGGATTTTGATACAGAATTCGCTCAGTTGCTCGTTGCGCAGACGATGTTGGGTTCGGCGGCGATGTTAGCAGCTGATCCGCGCTCGCCTTCCGAGCTCAAGCGAGCCGTCATAAGTCCGGGAGGGACCACTGAGGCTGGCGTGATCGAAATGGAGCGTGAGGGGGCCCTTCCCAAGATAGTACGCGCTGCAACCAGCGCTGCGTATCGACGGAGTGTCGAACTAAGAAAAAGTTAG